A section of the Etheostoma cragini isolate CJK2018 chromosome 12, CSU_Ecrag_1.0, whole genome shotgun sequence genome encodes:
- the LOC117953637 gene encoding zinc finger and SCAN domain-containing protein 32-like → MATCIPFQTQLSSIMEVLVKAAVTEISKLVDDKCAFLHLEISRKQSENEMLKRKLLIMENKNAQLQRGFENYMDRGTDEGSCPHPTGDIKFPDIDDATYPFTIKEESPDEMLWISDPAGPIASAVHYRTGNASENQQFEDGPLNHSEVATRKSSEFADLYNSGQHAGDINGPQITVKTEKEEDRSRFNQDGCQHGAGKHIQLAADFSVDERENQLWSSIIEGNDIDAGFPDFSSVVEEYSNTFPDNSDVHVVSNAAKSAGVQQLSSQRPCNGIYSSEHQKDVPQLSSFQPRAQADRQKEQVYFQRNPSHVGHARQPDEHAEREGAAGDKPSVSHSHNTLTTGSFKALSGPSRGYSCSHCGKTFGRLHQFKLHQQSHKRKRAFWCTVCGKSFQCSSHLSIHHRTHTGEKPYGCGQCGKRFTQQSSLRVHQRTHSGERPYSCSLCGKSFILMHHLKRHRIIHTYS, encoded by the exons ATGGCGACGTGCATTCCCTTTCAAACCCAGCTGTCCTCTATAATGGAGGTTTTGGTTAAAGCAGCAGTGACAGAGATATCCAAACTAGTCGATGACAAATGTGCTTTTTTGCACCTCGAAATATCCCGAAAGCAAAGCGAGAATGAGATGCTGAAAAGGAAATTACTAATAATGGAGAACAAAAATGCGCAGCTGCAGCGGGGCTTTG AAAACTACATGGACAGAGGAACTGATGAGGGGAGCTGTCCGCATCCTACAGGAGATATTAAG TTTCCTGACATTGACGACGCCACTTATCCGTTCACGATAAAAGAAGAGAGTCCAGATGAGATGCTGTGGATCAGTGATCCTGCGGGACCGATTG CTTCTGCTGTCCATTACCGCACAGGTAATGCTTCAGAGAACCAGCAGTTTGAAGATGGTCCACTTAACCATTCCGAGGTCGCCACAAGAAAATCATCCGAGTTCGCTGACTTGTATAACTCTGGTCAGCATGCGGGAGACATCAACGGCCCTCAGATCACGGTCAAGACGGAGAAGGAGGAAGACCGATCCAGATTCAACCAAGATGGATGCCAGCACGGCGCTGGGAAGCACATTCAACTTGCTGCAGACTTTTCCGTGGACGAACGAGAGAATCAGCTCTGGTCATCCATAATCGAAGGGAATGACATTGATGCCGGCTTCCCTGACTTTTCCAGTGTGGTAGAGGAGTATTCCAACACATTCCCGGACAATTCGGATGTTCACGTGGTTTCTAACGCCGCCAAATCTGCCGGCGTGCAGCAGTTGTCCTCCCAGAGGCCGTGCAACGGGATCTACAGCAGTGAGCATCAGAAGGATGTCCCACAGCTGTCCAGTTTTCAACCCAGAGctcaggcagacaggcagaagGAACAAGTGTACTTTCAGAGAAACCCCTCACATGTTGGACACGCAAGGCAGCCGGACGAACACGCTGAGAGGGAGGGTGCAGCTGGAGACAAACCGTCCGTCAGTCACTCGCACAACACTTTGACAACAGGCAGCTTTAAAGCTCTGTCGGGCCCGTCGCGAGGCTACTCCTGCTCGCACTGTGGGAAGACGTTCGGCCGCCTGCACCAGTTCAAGCTGCACCAGCAGAGCCACAAGAGGAAGCGGGCGTTCTGGTGCACGGTGTGCGGGAAAAGCTTCCAGTGTTCGTCCCACCTCAGCATACACCACCGGACGCACACGGGCGAGAAGCCATACGGCTGCGGGCAGTGCGGAAAGCGGTTCACGCAGCAGAGCAGCCTGAGGGTCCACCAGCGCACGCACAGCGGGGAGCGGCCCTACAGCTGCTCGCTGTGCGGGAAAAGCTTCATCCTGATGCACCATCTGAAACGCCACAGAATCATTCACACCTACAGCTGA